The following is a genomic window from Candidatus Poribacteria bacterium.
CCGCCGGTGTGTGCATTGCCCACAATAAGATGCCACTTAATAACGTGATTCGGCATGCACGACGGATGGAAAAGGAAGCGAAAAAAGAAGATGGAAAGGATGCAATGGGTATTGCGTTGTTCAAGCACTCTGGAAATATCAGTGAAATGGTGACAAAGTGGAACCCCAGTGATCTGGATGTACTCACTATCAGTCAGAGATTGGTCAAACTTCTACAAGATAATGAAATTTCTAAAAGTTTTATATACACCTTTCGGAACGCAGTCACAAAATTAATAGGTGATGAAGGTGATCTGATGACTGGTTTACCACCCGCCATCATTGATAAAGAATTTATGCGTCTTATTGAACGTGCCTATAAGAAGAAAAACGAAAAACTTGACGAGACAAGTCTACAGACAATCGCAGAAACGATTGAATTGTGGAGTTACTTCACGCCTTTCAAGAAATTTCTCAATTTTTTGGACATAATCGTCTTTATTACAAGGGAGTCAAAGTGATACTATTTCTTCAGGCAAATGATACCTTCTTTTTTCGAGATGGTCGCCCCTTTACAAAGGGTGATCAATCAGAGGGCTATTCCATTTTTCCACCTTTACCTTCAACAATACTCGGCGGGTTAAGAACGGCATACATTTCCGAGCAGGGCGATTTAATTTCTTTTTATCAAGGAAAAATGGCAGAGACCATAGGAACACCCAACTCACTGGGCTCTATAAGCCTCAATGGCGTTTTTCTAGCCGATAGAGAATCTGAAATCTATTACCCAATCCCTTTAGATCTGGTAACCAAAAAGAAAGAGAAACTCTATGCACTTGAATGCTCTCCTGAAAAATCTAACTTTATCTCAAATTCTCCACTCAATCGCTACTTGAGATGGGATGCGGATGATGAGGATGTTGAGTCAGAGACAGATGGCAGATTAGAAGGTATAGATCTAACAGAATATCTCCTCGGTGGACAAACAGAGTTTATATTCAAGTCACTTGAGGATTTTGTTCGCTCTGAACCCAAAATCGGTATTGATCGGGATTACAATACATCTGCTTCTAAGGACAACATGCTGTATAGGATTAATATGTCCCGCTTTCAACCTCAATTCCACAATAACCCAAATGAACGGAAGGCATTATCAGATTTAGGATTTGTCGTAGATTATCAGTGTGAGGAAATGCTACCGGAAAAGGGATTACTGAAACTTGGCGGAGAAGGCAAAAGTTTCACTTATAAACAAAGTGGCCATAACCCCAATCCATTTGCTACAGAGAAGGATATGACAGCTCTCAAGGTATCAATCTGTAGTTCTCGTGCTTTTAAACTCTATTTTGCAACGCCTGCTATCTTTGATCAGGGATGGCTACCAAAATGGATTGACAAAGAAACGCACAAAGTTGAATATTCATCATTGTCATTTGAGTTGATCACAGCAGCCGTTGGCAAACCGATCGCTATTGGTGGCTGGGATATGAAAAAGAATGCACCAAAACCGACGCGTCAGGCAGTTCCAGCCGGGAGTGTCTATTATTTCAAGATATCCGATGAAATTTGCATTAACACTATCATTAACGCCTTTCACTATAAAAACATAAGCGACTACCAAGCAGCGGAAGGATTTGGGCTCTGCTTCGTCGGTGCTGTTAGAGGAGACAAGATATGACCGTTGTCATCACGCCTGTTGGAACATCGCTTTTTACCAATGGTTCAGTGTATAATCAAACTATTAATGACCGTTTCCAAAACCTTAAAAACAAACCTGAATCTGAATGGGATAACTATTCTCGATATATCGAGGTTCTCAAAACAGCTAGCGAAGGATTTATCAGCCAAAATATAACATCCGCTTCAGCGGAGCTCCAGAGCACAGAACTAATTCAGAACCATCTCCGGAGTGATATAATAGTTCATCTGCTTGCCTCAGATACAATTGCCTCGCGATTGGCGGCAGAAATTTTAATGGAGCAAATCAATAATCCTAACAATGTTTTAGGGAGCAATATAACTGCTACATTCAATGCGGATCCAACTTCCGGGCAGATTGATGTAATTCGTGATTTACAAGTTACAGACCCCCAGGACTTTTCACGTGAAGGCATGCCCAAATTGTTTCATAGGATCAATTATATTAAAGACTGGGAGGCTGGAGACCGTCAGAATCTTGCTATCAATATCACCGGAGGATATGGAGCAACTTTGCCATATCTGACAATTTTCGCACAACTTGAACGCGTTCCGCTCTATTATAACTTTGAGGATAGTGATGAACTCATTGTAATTCCACAGGCTCCGCTTGCTATTGATTGGAATTTGATTAAACACCACTCTAACGTTTTGGCGCAAATTGATACAGGCATTGAGGTTGATGATTGGCAAGATTTCAAAAGAGATAATTATCAAGCTGTTGAAGAATTAGATGCCTTCATCTGGTCAGATAATGATGTTGGGGCATGTCTTTCACCAATTGGCGTTATTTTCTGGGATCAGTATCTGAAAAACCATTTTATTGTTGATTTGGCAAATAACATTAGAAAAGACACAACGATCGAAGGTGTAATTCAAGAACTTTATAGACGGTTACGTTCGGTTCTATCTCCAAAATATCTTGATCCTGCGAAGTGTTACCATAAAATTCGTAAGTTGGGACCCCACGACGATTTAAACCACACCGGGCAAGTCCAGGGGCATGATATATTTATCTTCAAGTCAACAGCTATTGCTCAAATACGCTTAATGTATACATTTGAGGTTAATAGTCGAACTATCACTCAAATCAAAATATACGACAAAGGTACACATATGAAAACCGAGGGATATAACGTATGGAAAAAACGTATGAGATGTAACCATTCTACAACTTGTTTTAATACACATACATTTGACATAAAGCCATAATTTTAGCGAGGATAAGCCAGAATATGTTCAAACAAGCTAAACCCCTATTTCTAATCGTAGAAACACCGCTCCATGCAGGAAGCGGTAGCGACCTCGGCATCGTTGATCTGCCGATTCAACGCGAGAAACACACGGACTACCCAAAAATCGAAGCGTCCGGACTAAAAGGCAGTATCCGTGAAATTTTTAGGGCACAAGTAGAAAAACCTAAAGTTGAACTTGTCTTTGGTCCCGAAGATGGTGATTTACACGCGGGTGCTTTAGGATTCACCGATGCACGTCTCCTGCTTTTTCCGGTGAAATCTGTCAAAGGCGTGTTTGCATGGGTAACATGCCCAGCAGCTTTAGAACGTTTCAAACACGATCTCTCCATCTGTCAACCGAGCGTTGATTTTGTTGAGAATATCCCTGATGCCAATACGGTGCCAAACGAAAGTTCTCTCATCGTGAAGGATGAAGGAGATGCCAAGAAAATTGTCCTTGAAGAATACACATTTACTGTCACGCATAATGATGGATGTGATATTGTTGCAAAGTGGATCGCTCATAATGTATTGCCAACCAACGACCCAAGTTATAATTACTGGTGTGATAAAATTGAAAAAGATATCGTTGTGTTGAGCGATGACGATTTCCGAGATTTCGTCATGCTCTCGACGGAAGTTATTGCCCGAACCAAAATTGATAGTAAAAAAGGCACCGTTGTAGATGGTGCGTTGTGGTACGAGGAATATCTTCCGACTGATTCGATTCTCTATTCGCTTGCATTGACAACACCGCTATTTATAAAAATAGAAGATGATGATGTTGAAAG
Proteins encoded in this region:
- the cmr3 gene encoding type III-B CRISPR module-associated protein Cmr3: MELLHAFQEISQFFGHNRLYYKGVKVILFLQANDTFFFRDGRPFTKGDQSEGYSIFPPLPSTILGGLRTAYISEQGDLISFYQGKMAETIGTPNSLGSISLNGVFLADRESEIYYPIPLDLVTKKKEKLYALECSPEKSNFISNSPLNRYLRWDADDEDVESETDGRLEGIDLTEYLLGGQTEFIFKSLEDFVRSEPKIGIDRDYNTSASKDNMLYRINMSRFQPQFHNNPNERKALSDLGFVVDYQCEEMLPEKGLLKLGGEGKSFTYKQSGHNPNPFATEKDMTALKVSICSSRAFKLYFATPAIFDQGWLPKWIDKETHKVEYSSLSFELITAAVGKPIAIGGWDMKKNAPKPTRQAVPAGSVYYFKISDEICINTIINAFHYKNISDYQAAEGFGLCFVGAVRGDKI
- the cmr4 gene encoding type III-B CRISPR module RAMP protein Cmr4, with translation MFKQAKPLFLIVETPLHAGSGSDLGIVDLPIQREKHTDYPKIEASGLKGSIREIFRAQVEKPKVELVFGPEDGDLHAGALGFTDARLLLFPVKSVKGVFAWVTCPAALERFKHDLSICQPSVDFVENIPDANTVPNESSLIVKDEGDAKKIVLEEYTFTVTHNDGCDIVAKWIAHNVLPTNDPSYNYWCDKIEKDIVVLSDDDFRDFVMLSTEVIARTKIDSKKGTVVDGALWYEEYLPTDSILYSLALTTPLFIKIEDDDVERRREKEKDKKNIFYTSDEEVESRIEKAPDAKPSDGNGNERSEAIKSLIESEKVMNFFAGGLPDIIQIGGNATIGKGIVRTHVYQNQGGNDGTGSNDTQRN